A single genomic interval of Thermosipho japonicus harbors:
- a CDS encoding alanine racemase produces MDFPRLFVNLEKIRENAEKLLETLSKLKIELVAVTKLTLGDPIIAKTLKEVGIVKIGESRLKNIKKMMGNNVPGPFQLLRIPMPSELEEAVFLTDEILISEEKVAYIIDEIAKKYDKNIELIYMIDVGDLREGIWYEKAAYTIEKVAKKLKMAKIVGIGTNVGCFGGVLPTKENLNILVEIKDYLDDKLNTNLKISGGSTVTLSLIENNELPTKINQFRIGEGLLLGTDATGNRDIPYLSQDTVILEAEVIEVDYKPSVPVGKIGRDSMGRIPHFEDFGWRNRIILAIGEQDIDPSGLKPFDKKLKVLHASSDHTIIDYTDSNKKYSIGDTLKFHLSYGAALRAFTSPFVKKEYIKNA; encoded by the coding sequence GTGGATTTCCCTAGGTTGTTTGTTAATCTTGAAAAAATTAGAGAAAATGCAGAAAAACTACTTGAAACACTCTCAAAACTTAAAATTGAGCTTGTTGCCGTAACTAAACTAACTTTAGGTGACCCAATTATTGCTAAAACACTTAAAGAAGTTGGAATAGTAAAGATAGGTGAATCAAGATTAAAAAATATAAAAAAAATGATGGGAAATAATGTACCTGGACCTTTTCAACTTTTAAGAATCCCTATGCCTTCAGAACTGGAAGAAGCAGTATTTTTAACGGACGAAATACTAATTTCTGAAGAAAAAGTAGCTTATATCATTGATGAAATTGCAAAAAAGTATGATAAAAACATTGAATTGATCTACATGATAGATGTCGGAGACTTAAGAGAAGGTATTTGGTATGAAAAAGCCGCTTATACAATAGAAAAAGTAGCTAAAAAGTTAAAAATGGCTAAAATTGTTGGAATAGGGACAAATGTTGGATGCTTTGGTGGCGTTTTACCAACGAAAGAAAATTTAAATATTCTCGTAGAAATAAAAGATTATCTTGATGACAAACTAAACACAAATCTTAAAATTTCTGGAGGAAGTACCGTAACTTTATCACTTATAGAAAACAATGAACTACCTACTAAAATAAATCAATTTAGAATAGGCGAAGGGCTATTACTGGGGACTGATGCAACTGGAAATAGAGACATTCCATACCTTTCACAAGATACAGTGATCTTAGAAGCTGAAGTAATTGAAGTTGATTATAAACCATCTGTTCCTGTGGGAAAAATTGGAAGAGATTCTATGGGAAGAATTCCACATTTTGAGGATTTTGGATGGAGAAATAGAATAATATTAGCAATTGGTGAGCAAGATATTGATCCTTCTGGACTTAAGCCATTCGATAAAAAATTAAAAGTACTACACGCATCAAGTGACCATACCATAATAGATTACACAGATTCTAATAAAAAATATTCTATTGGAGACACCTTAAAATTTCATCTTTCTTATGGTGCAGCACTTAGGGCTTTTACTAGTCCTTTTGTCAAAAAAGAGTATATAAAAAATGCCTGA
- a CDS encoding TldD/PmbA family protein: MTYNEFKEKLFSIAKEKGFEAQIDLSESSEFSLRYANNDIDQYTDASKFSVSIKILKDGKIGRVYTEQLENPEKLFEEALKNWELTDSEDEEFFYNGSGKYIEMDLYNGSFEKTSVSEKIEFVKKLYNSAKCDDRIVMVPYAIYNNFKVSKKISNTLGLDVSTTADGGYSYAMAVSKDESTHSGLWMDVGTKFSDLDPEKIGKTACQNALSLLGSKSVKSGKYRVIIKNTAFEDMLSLLISMISAENVQKNMSPLKGKQNQKIASTILNIKDVPYYKNSISNRPFDDEGVPTKETPIIENGILKSFLYDLKTAKKDNTEPTGNSLGGSIRPINLLIESGEYDFENLLKKLDDGIVIIGVDGMHSGANPISGNFSLGARGYRVINGEISHPIEQITISGNFLQLLEKVEAVGNDSKIFYGIITPSILISELDIAGE; encoded by the coding sequence ATGACATACAACGAATTTAAAGAAAAATTATTTTCTATTGCAAAAGAAAAAGGATTTGAAGCTCAGATTGATCTATCGGAAAGTTCAGAATTTTCACTAAGATATGCTAATAATGATATAGATCAATATACTGACGCTTCAAAATTTTCAGTTTCTATAAAGATTTTGAAGGATGGAAAGATAGGAAGAGTTTATACTGAACAACTAGAAAATCCAGAAAAATTATTTGAAGAAGCCCTAAAAAACTGGGAGTTAACAGATAGTGAAGATGAAGAATTTTTCTATAATGGAAGTGGCAAATACATTGAAATGGATCTTTACAATGGAAGTTTTGAAAAAACAAGCGTTTCAGAAAAAATAGAATTTGTCAAAAAGCTATATAACAGTGCAAAATGTGATGATAGAATAGTCATGGTTCCATATGCAATCTACAATAATTTCAAAGTTTCCAAAAAAATTTCAAATACTTTAGGGCTTGATGTTTCAACAACTGCAGATGGTGGATACAGCTATGCAATGGCAGTATCGAAAGACGAATCAACACATTCTGGATTATGGATGGATGTTGGAACTAAATTCTCTGACCTTGATCCAGAAAAAATTGGAAAAACTGCTTGTCAAAATGCACTAAGTTTACTTGGTTCAAAATCTGTTAAAAGCGGTAAGTACAGAGTAATAATCAAAAATACCGCTTTTGAAGATATGCTCAGCCTTCTCATTAGCATGATTTCGGCAGAAAACGTTCAAAAAAATATGTCCCCATTAAAGGGAAAACAAAACCAAAAGATCGCAAGTACAATTTTAAATATTAAAGATGTTCCTTACTACAAAAACAGTATTTCGAATAGACCTTTCGACGATGAAGGGGTTCCAACAAAAGAAACACCAATAATAGAAAATGGAATATTAAAGAGTTTCCTATACGATTTAAAAACTGCAAAAAAAGATAACACTGAACCAACTGGAAATTCCCTTGGTGGTTCAATTAGGCCAATAAATTTACTTATAGAAAGTGGAGAATATGACTTTGAAAACCTCCTAAAAAAATTAGATGATGGAATAGTAATTATAGGTGTAGATGGAATGCATTCAGGTGCAAATCCAATATCTGGAAATTTCTCACTCGGTGCAAGAGGCTATAGAGTAATTAATGGAGAAATCTCCCATCCTATAGAACAAATAACCATCTCTGGAAATTTCTTACAACTATTGGAAAAAGTTGAAGCAGTTGGAAATGACTCAAAAATCTTCTATGGAATAATAACCCCAAGTATTTTAATAAGTGAACTCGATATTGCTGGTGAATAA
- a CDS encoding metallopeptidase TldD-related protein, whose amino-acid sequence MLNQSLIKDIIGTVLKYGGDFAEVFVENKYENRIELTDGKIQKANTNNISGVGIRGFLGKKAIYAYTNVFEKENLLSVAKRVGEALSEVKINDLTLDFDNKKLKNRHVIYLYPRDVEKTEKVKIMKRAYESAKNYSELIKQVQIWFWEYDQEVLIANSEGVWAEDRRVKTRLMINAIAEHNGNMERGFYGPGASMGFELFDRIDVEEAAKRAARIAARMVDAEPAPAGKMPVIISNEFGGVIFHEAVGHALEATSVAKGASVFAGKLGQKVAAECVSAVDDATIPNAWGSANVDDEGTPTRRNLLIDKGVLVGYLIDKLGGRRMGMESTGSARRQDYTFAPTSRMSNTFILPGDYHPEEIIAATEYGLYAKEMGGGSVNPSTGEFNFAVNEAYLIEKGKITKPVKGATLIGKGYEIIQKIDMVGNDVGRGQGVCGSISGAVPADVGQPTIRVSEIIVGGRNK is encoded by the coding sequence GTGTTAAATCAATCTTTAATTAAAGATATTATTGGTACAGTATTAAAATATGGGGGAGACTTTGCAGAAGTTTTTGTAGAAAACAAATATGAAAACAGGATAGAACTTACAGATGGAAAAATTCAAAAAGCAAATACTAATAACATCTCTGGTGTCGGTATTAGAGGATTTCTTGGAAAAAAGGCAATATATGCTTATACCAATGTTTTTGAAAAAGAAAATTTATTATCTGTTGCAAAAAGAGTAGGAGAAGCTTTATCTGAAGTGAAAATTAATGATTTAACTTTGGATTTTGATAATAAAAAATTAAAAAATAGACATGTTATATATTTATACCCAAGAGATGTTGAAAAAACAGAAAAAGTCAAAATAATGAAAAGAGCATACGAATCAGCCAAAAATTATTCAGAATTAATTAAGCAAGTTCAAATATGGTTCTGGGAATACGACCAAGAAGTATTAATTGCAAATTCTGAAGGTGTTTGGGCAGAAGATAGACGTGTAAAAACAAGACTTATGATTAATGCTATAGCCGAACATAATGGTAATATGGAAAGAGGTTTTTATGGACCAGGAGCAAGCATGGGATTTGAACTATTTGATAGAATAGACGTTGAAGAAGCTGCAAAAAGAGCTGCAAGAATCGCTGCAAGAATGGTAGATGCCGAACCAGCACCTGCAGGTAAAATGCCAGTAATTATTTCAAATGAATTTGGTGGTGTTATATTCCACGAAGCAGTTGGACATGCACTTGAAGCAACTTCTGTTGCAAAAGGGGCATCCGTTTTTGCAGGAAAATTAGGTCAAAAAGTTGCCGCTGAATGTGTATCAGCTGTTGATGATGCAACAATACCAAATGCTTGGGGTTCAGCAAATGTAGATGATGAGGGAACACCAACAAGAAGAAACCTTCTTATAGATAAAGGAGTGTTAGTTGGATACCTAATTGATAAATTAGGTGGAAGAAGAATGGGAATGGAAAGCACAGGAAGTGCTCGAAGGCAAGATTATACATTTGCTCCAACTTCTAGAATGAGTAATACATTTATATTACCTGGTGATTACCATCCTGAAGAAATCATAGCAGCAACCGAATACGGTCTTTATGCAAAAGAAATGGGTGGGGGCTCAGTTAACCCAAGTACCGGTGAATTTAATTTTGCAGTTAATGAAGCATATTTAATTGAAAAAGGTAAGATTACAAAACCCGTTAAGGGAGCAACACTTATTGGAAAAGGATATGAAATAATTCAAAAAATTGATATGGTTGGAAACGATGTTGGTAGAGGTCAAGGTGTTTGTGGATCAATTTCAGGAGCTGTTCCTGCAGATGTAGGACAACCTACAATAAGAGTTTCAGAAATAATCGTTGGGGGGCGAAACAAATGA